Proteins from one Bdellovibrio svalbardensis genomic window:
- a CDS encoding MFS transporter, protein MPIFSSDLGKDFWNYRLGQVVSLLGDSCSHIALAWWILDKTGSAVEMSSVLAPAMVVRIFLMPLFGPLADKYSRKAIIIIADLWRFVFTGALAAMVFSNYYDTYVVIALFILNSIGSALFQAAAGGIVPQIVPREKLQIAAQQTQAINSFAGILGGVAGGIVVSTLGVFGAFLIDALSYVLAAWSTNRIQSNTVPVRKEVPQMKAAFHQWTQDFGEGFKLLFKIPVIFWICIVAMFLNLAFAPLGVILPVLAKEGRNMPPWFLGALESSISLGAIVGAVTIGYVNKRIRADLLTVMAIAMMCVGTMVLPWVPNVALPLTVLFWIGIGGTWANIPMNTQIALAIPDAYRARVGSIMGFLCQGISPLGLAAAGVIISSFGLTNALVAMGGIGLLLTPLMLLIPNFAKFMSAPPEKADQFLLEYYPEAFGSSGDLSSQGTQPLQE, encoded by the coding sequence ATGCCGATTTTTTCTTCTGATCTAGGTAAAGACTTTTGGAACTACCGATTGGGGCAAGTGGTTTCTCTCTTGGGAGATTCTTGCAGTCACATTGCTTTGGCGTGGTGGATCCTGGATAAAACAGGCTCAGCTGTGGAAATGTCATCAGTACTTGCACCCGCGATGGTGGTTCGTATTTTTCTGATGCCGCTCTTTGGACCGCTTGCGGATAAATATTCTCGCAAGGCAATTATCATTATCGCCGATCTTTGGAGATTTGTTTTTACAGGGGCCTTAGCGGCTATGGTTTTTAGTAATTACTATGACACCTATGTGGTTATTGCGCTGTTTATTCTAAATTCCATAGGCTCAGCTCTTTTTCAAGCGGCTGCTGGTGGTATCGTTCCGCAAATAGTTCCCCGCGAAAAATTGCAAATCGCGGCTCAGCAAACTCAAGCAATTAACTCTTTTGCTGGAATTCTCGGTGGTGTTGCAGGTGGCATCGTCGTGTCAACATTGGGTGTCTTTGGTGCCTTCTTGATTGATGCTTTAAGCTATGTCCTTGCCGCATGGAGCACGAATCGTATTCAATCTAACACCGTTCCAGTTCGTAAAGAAGTTCCGCAGATGAAAGCCGCTTTTCATCAGTGGACTCAAGATTTCGGCGAAGGCTTTAAGCTGCTCTTCAAAATTCCTGTGATTTTCTGGATATGCATTGTCGCGATGTTTTTAAATCTCGCGTTTGCCCCGTTGGGAGTCATTCTTCCCGTACTCGCCAAAGAGGGGCGCAACATGCCTCCATGGTTTTTAGGCGCTCTTGAAAGTAGCATCAGCTTGGGTGCGATCGTAGGTGCTGTGACGATTGGCTATGTAAACAAAAGAATCCGTGCTGATCTCTTGACGGTCATGGCAATTGCAATGATGTGTGTTGGAACCATGGTGCTTCCCTGGGTTCCCAATGTTGCGCTACCGTTAACAGTTCTTTTTTGGATTGGTATTGGCGGCACATGGGCCAATATTCCAATGAATACGCAGATTGCCTTGGCAATTCCCGATGCGTATCGTGCACGAGTAGGCTCCATTATGGGATTTTTATGCCAAGGAATTTCACCTCTAGGGCTTGCTGCAGCGGGAGTGATCATTTCAAGTTTTGGTCTTACAAATGCTCTGGTCGCGATGGGTGGAATTGGTCTTCTTCTCACTCCCTTAATGCTGCTGATTCCGAATTTTGCAAAATTTATGTCGGCCCCACCTGAAAAGGCCGATCAATTTTTGCTCGAGTATTACCCTGAAGCTTTTGGCTCTTCCGGAGATCTTTCTTCTCAAGGCACTCAGCCATTACAGGAGTAG
- a CDS encoding outer membrane beta-barrel protein, with translation MKLKSTTLAFATILCSLSAAAAEFSGLKVSGEASFDYNYLSSGDNRYPAAGGATSDTYRFNQAQLLLTKETDQISFLARLNYAPTDYMQSSTASAKASFGTLDQLEIFYKIRPDFSIGFGRLSTTLGLESYMKSENVLFGNTISYQGILPGYGEGLRAKYTPGDWLNLTLSTYNRIPNAQFGDDNTPTKTTELSATGTTSDFTWFAGGVMGTDGDGSVSNPKIDRTASSIWMTYRPYEELTFSAFYDTRSQKPLGGSSIYAQSLSGILSYSRAKNTIALRYESVLGAGELDTMNGTVSSNFYPGADKVQVWTIGDSYAVSEFMKVYLEYRHDDADQEVLRNNKGDATKELHLITLGAVAHF, from the coding sequence TTGAAATTGAAATCCACCACCCTGGCTTTTGCGACCATTCTTTGCAGCCTCTCCGCTGCGGCCGCCGAATTCTCTGGCCTGAAGGTCTCAGGTGAGGCGAGCTTTGATTACAACTACCTCTCATCAGGGGACAATCGCTACCCTGCAGCAGGTGGTGCGACCAGCGACACATATCGCTTCAATCAAGCACAGCTGCTTTTGACAAAGGAAACAGATCAGATTTCTTTTCTTGCGCGCTTAAACTATGCCCCAACGGATTACATGCAATCGAGCACCGCGTCTGCGAAGGCAAGCTTCGGAACTCTGGATCAACTTGAAATTTTTTATAAAATTCGCCCCGACTTTTCCATTGGTTTCGGCCGGCTCTCTACAACTCTCGGCTTAGAATCCTACATGAAATCGGAAAATGTGCTCTTTGGGAACACCATCTCCTATCAAGGAATTTTACCCGGATATGGTGAGGGCCTGCGCGCCAAATATACCCCTGGAGACTGGCTGAATTTAACACTATCCACTTACAATCGCATACCCAACGCACAGTTTGGGGACGACAATACTCCGACGAAAACTACAGAACTCTCTGCCACCGGAACAACAAGTGACTTTACTTGGTTCGCGGGTGGTGTCATGGGAACCGATGGCGATGGATCTGTATCCAATCCAAAAATAGACCGAACTGCTTCAAGCATTTGGATGACCTATAGACCTTATGAAGAGCTAACATTTAGTGCCTTCTATGACACTCGTTCTCAAAAGCCACTGGGTGGCTCGAGTATTTATGCACAATCCCTCTCCGGCATTCTCTCCTACTCTAGAGCAAAGAATACCATTGCACTTCGTTATGAATCTGTTTTGGGGGCAGGAGAATTAGACACTATGAATGGGACCGTCTCTTCCAACTTCTATCCTGGCGCTGACAAAGTGCAGGTTTGGACGATTGGGGACAGCTATGCGGTTTCGGAGTTTATGAAGGTGTATCTAGAATACCGTCATGACGATGCAGACCAAGAAGTTCTTAGAAACAACAAAGGTGATGCGACGAAAGAACTTCATCTCATCACCCTTGGTGCTGTTGCGCATTTCTAG
- a CDS encoding glycosyltransferase family 2 protein, translating to MTKLPISLVIIALNEEAHIERCIRSAPFADDIVVVDSFSTDRTVEISKQCGARVFQEKWKGFGPQKAFATSQAKNSWVISLDADEALSPELAAEIIEVFTSLDPETGYLFPRKSYHLGRWIGHGGWYPDYQLRLFNKDKSQWNSAALHEKVEVKARVAMKAPLLHWVFDDLSDQVITNDRYSTLGAQQLHEAGKKFSYFKLVTKPMSKFIETYFFKRGFMDGTAGFIISVGAAYSIFLRFAKLWELQRVRKKSS from the coding sequence GTGACGAAACTTCCCATCTCCCTCGTGATCATTGCCCTGAATGAAGAAGCTCATATCGAGCGCTGCATTCGTTCCGCACCTTTTGCCGACGATATCGTGGTTGTCGATAGCTTTTCGACGGATCGCACCGTTGAGATCTCAAAACAGTGTGGCGCCCGGGTTTTTCAAGAGAAATGGAAAGGTTTTGGCCCTCAAAAGGCCTTTGCGACCAGCCAGGCGAAGAACTCCTGGGTGATCTCTTTGGATGCCGATGAAGCTCTCAGCCCTGAGTTGGCCGCCGAAATTATAGAGGTCTTCACAAGTCTCGATCCTGAAACGGGCTATTTGTTCCCGCGTAAGTCCTATCATCTGGGGCGCTGGATTGGCCATGGTGGCTGGTATCCTGACTATCAGCTCAGGTTGTTTAATAAGGATAAATCTCAGTGGAATTCCGCAGCTTTGCATGAAAAAGTGGAAGTGAAGGCGAGGGTTGCGATGAAGGCTCCTTTGCTCCATTGGGTGTTTGATGACTTAAGCGATCAAGTCATCACGAACGACCGCTATTCCACTTTGGGGGCGCAACAGCTTCATGAGGCGGGGAAGAAGTTTTCTTACTTCAAGCTGGTTACCAAGCCGATGTCTAAGTTCATCGAGACTTATTTTTTTAAAAGAGGTTTCATGGACGGAACGGCGGGATTTATTATCTCAGTCGGTGCTGCCTATTCCATCTTCTTACGTTTTGCCAAACTTTGGGAGCTGCAACGTGTTCGTAAAAAGTCTTCCTAG
- the mreB gene encoding rod shape-determining protein has product MFSWFFKDEAGTAADLYVDLGTANTLIAARGKGIILNEPSLIAYQQTSPGKKRVIAVGTDAKEKLANNPGNIFAQKPIRDGVIADFETTEVMLKHFLSQPGVKSAFSRPRVVVSLPYGVTEVEKKAVIESCKAAGAKEVFLIDEPMAAAIGSGLNVKAAEGCMIIDMGGGTTEVAVIALADIVYCQAARVGGHRLDDAIIDYFKKYKKFIINESTAEYLKVTIGTAVPKKDIRVASVTGRDADTGMNKTIEVSSEDVGLAMNSCLQEVINAVHRALEHTPPELVSDIIETGVVLAGGGALIRDFDLRIQNEVRLPVRVAENPLVAIAKGGEAVLSDPELLDKIQLEV; this is encoded by the coding sequence ATGTTTTCTTGGTTCTTTAAAGACGAGGCTGGTACAGCCGCCGACCTGTATGTTGATTTAGGCACTGCGAACACTTTGATCGCAGCGCGCGGCAAAGGCATCATTTTGAATGAACCTTCTTTGATCGCTTACCAGCAAACCAGCCCTGGAAAAAAACGCGTGATCGCGGTGGGCACGGATGCCAAAGAAAAACTGGCGAACAATCCTGGAAATATCTTTGCGCAGAAACCAATTCGTGACGGAGTGATCGCGGACTTTGAAACGACTGAAGTGATGTTGAAACACTTCTTGAGTCAGCCTGGAGTGAAATCTGCGTTCTCTCGCCCTCGCGTGGTTGTGTCTTTGCCTTACGGCGTGACTGAGGTAGAGAAAAAAGCGGTTATTGAATCTTGTAAAGCCGCTGGCGCTAAAGAAGTCTTCTTGATCGACGAACCCATGGCGGCGGCTATCGGTTCTGGCCTTAATGTGAAGGCGGCGGAAGGCTGCATGATCATCGATATGGGTGGTGGCACGACAGAAGTGGCGGTCATTGCTCTAGCTGACATCGTTTATTGCCAAGCCGCTCGCGTGGGTGGCCACCGACTTGACGATGCGATCATCGATTACTTCAAAAAATACAAAAAGTTTATCATCAACGAAAGCACGGCAGAATATCTGAAGGTCACTATCGGAACTGCCGTTCCTAAAAAAGACATTCGCGTTGCCAGCGTTACGGGCCGCGATGCTGACACAGGCATGAACAAAACTATTGAAGTGAGCTCTGAAGATGTGGGTCTTGCGATGAATAGCTGCCTTCAGGAAGTCATCAATGCAGTTCACAGAGCCTTGGAACACACTCCCCCGGAGCTTGTTTCTGATATTATTGAAACTGGAGTTGTTCTTGCCGGCGGTGGTGCTTTGATTCGCGATTTTGATTTGCGCATTCAAAACGAAGTGCGCCTTCCTGTGCGTGTGGCTGAGAATCCATTGGTTGCAATTGCTAAAGGCGGCGAGGCTGTCTTGAGTGATCCTGAGTTGCTCGATAAGATTCAACTCGAAGTATAA
- a CDS encoding C1 family peptidase, translating into MRHQVLASFVLSFSLLGSVTSFAAYGLNPFGPEFKPQADTVIAVTNMPRVRSQDTFGICYAFVASTLIDEANCVQNKVSDCSSVSDNDKVSPLDMSRYSQKLSDGTDDTDRFNYEGLTEGGSESFALFNAAFRAQSITRESCAPFDQVVGKVKDPAEAQQLEIAMWTKFKDSYDAYKKKKEGCAQCALEFATATANDIKQDYGLKASNQDILKAFSEDSYGKFLDKILIPDNCWDLKNQTTLKGAWTQNIYPEKGQKSNYASAISKIKEVLTQKRPLSLGFCTQTPLKAKTMADCGVKSKTGKLEKGESHAIVIKGYRRVCNSANKCYDALQIQNSWGESWQNSNDDGWVDAKELLDRSFYETQSMTWLTQQK; encoded by the coding sequence GTGCGTCACCAAGTTCTGGCTTCATTTGTGCTCAGTTTTTCTCTTTTAGGAAGTGTTACCAGCTTTGCCGCTTATGGTTTGAATCCTTTCGGCCCCGAGTTCAAACCTCAAGCTGACACTGTGATTGCAGTTACAAACATGCCGCGAGTGCGCTCCCAGGACACCTTTGGTATCTGTTACGCTTTTGTGGCTTCGACTTTGATTGACGAAGCCAACTGCGTGCAAAACAAAGTGTCGGACTGTTCTTCTGTTTCGGACAATGACAAGGTTTCACCTTTGGATATGTCTCGCTATTCTCAGAAACTTTCGGATGGTACCGATGATACAGATCGCTTTAACTATGAAGGACTTACTGAAGGTGGCAGCGAATCGTTTGCGCTTTTCAATGCGGCTTTTCGTGCGCAATCCATAACTCGCGAATCTTGTGCTCCCTTTGATCAAGTCGTGGGCAAAGTCAAAGATCCCGCCGAGGCACAACAGCTTGAGATTGCAATGTGGACAAAGTTTAAAGATTCTTATGATGCCTACAAGAAAAAGAAAGAAGGTTGCGCGCAATGTGCCTTGGAGTTTGCGACAGCCACTGCCAATGACATCAAACAAGACTACGGACTTAAAGCTTCAAATCAAGACATCTTGAAGGCCTTTAGCGAAGACAGCTATGGAAAATTTTTGGATAAGATTTTGATTCCAGACAACTGCTGGGATCTCAAGAATCAAACAACCTTGAAGGGCGCTTGGACTCAGAATATTTATCCAGAGAAGGGGCAGAAATCAAATTATGCTTCGGCCATCTCGAAGATTAAAGAAGTCCTGACCCAGAAGCGTCCCCTGTCCTTGGGCTTTTGCACACAGACTCCATTGAAGGCCAAAACCATGGCCGATTGTGGTGTTAAGTCTAAGACTGGAAAACTGGAAAAAGGCGAATCACATGCAATCGTGATTAAGGGTTATCGCCGTGTCTGCAACAGCGCGAACAAATGCTATGATGCTCTTCAAATTCAAAACTCTTGGGGTGAGTCTTGGCAGAACTCCAATGACGATGGCTGGGTGGATGCGAAAGAGCTTCTCGACCGCTCGTTCTATGAGACACAAAGCATGACTTGGCTAACTCAACAGAAATAA
- a CDS encoding L,D-transpeptidase family protein yields MVRLLFIALFLLPTMTLTAHAQLLQEQGQDLAQEQEQTVDSENNTLDDLNPFDPNIDETLQNLDTIYQEETGISPFIENLLRPFGTGCFRDGCPVWVQVSKSRQELYLYLNGVHSATWAVSTGAPGHGTPNFDTNPNGRIYDKYSSTKYPGGDYKGLGNMPYAVFISGGFAIHGTGTANWKKLGTRASHGCVRVHPDNALYFNRLVRQHGIYKVWITVQE; encoded by the coding sequence ATGGTCAGACTTTTATTCATCGCGCTTTTCTTGCTTCCGACAATGACGCTTACGGCACACGCTCAACTTCTACAAGAACAAGGGCAAGATTTAGCACAGGAGCAAGAACAAACAGTTGATTCAGAGAACAACACATTGGATGACCTCAATCCATTTGACCCAAACATTGACGAGACCTTACAAAATTTAGACACGATTTATCAGGAAGAAACTGGAATCTCTCCATTCATTGAAAATCTACTTCGTCCATTTGGAACGGGTTGTTTCCGTGATGGTTGCCCAGTATGGGTGCAGGTTTCTAAATCTCGCCAAGAATTGTATTTGTATTTGAATGGTGTGCACTCTGCGACTTGGGCAGTTTCAACAGGGGCTCCTGGTCATGGAACTCCAAACTTTGATACAAATCCCAACGGCCGCATCTATGACAAGTATTCTTCCACGAAATATCCAGGGGGCGACTATAAAGGTCTTGGCAACATGCCTTACGCAGTTTTCATCAGCGGTGGATTTGCAATTCATGGAACTGGTACTGCGAACTGGAAAAAGCTTGGAACCCGCGCTTCTCATGGCTGTGTGCGCGTGCACCCAGACAATGCTTTATACTTCAACCGACTGGTAAGACAGCACGGTATCTACAAAGTCTGGATCACAGTTCAAGAATAG
- a CDS encoding murein L,D-transpeptidase catalytic domain family protein: MASGNFKKQLFTFGFIFSLAACGPANSVYSERLNDDPSTEQVFSGNMQKTSSVNLSSLNYENPPAGSEERTKILQRYDYVDPNKIIAETALENAIIFYDLNLSQIKNKNVLTIIDYSKSSKEKRAFIIDMKTGGVQAFHVAHGKGSDSNHDGMAEKFSNTPGSNATSLGYFMTAETYQGGNGYSLRLDGLSSTNSNARSRAIVIHGSDYVQDRSVIQGRSWGCPAFSQANKNLVINLLKGGSVVLSVGPS; encoded by the coding sequence ATGGCATCAGGGAACTTCAAAAAACAACTCTTCACATTCGGATTTATATTCTCTTTAGCGGCATGTGGTCCCGCGAACAGCGTTTACTCCGAACGCCTCAATGACGATCCCTCGACAGAGCAAGTTTTCAGTGGGAACATGCAAAAAACTTCCTCAGTGAATTTGTCTTCTTTGAACTATGAAAATCCCCCAGCCGGCTCGGAAGAGCGCACCAAGATTTTGCAAAGATATGATTATGTTGATCCAAATAAAATCATTGCTGAAACAGCTTTGGAGAATGCCATCATCTTTTATGATTTGAATTTATCGCAAATCAAAAACAAGAATGTTTTAACGATCATTGATTACAGTAAATCTTCAAAAGAAAAGAGAGCCTTCATCATCGATATGAAAACGGGTGGGGTGCAAGCCTTTCACGTGGCCCACGGCAAAGGCTCTGACAGCAATCATGACGGGATGGCGGAGAAATTTAGTAACACTCCTGGATCCAATGCGACCTCGTTGGGGTACTTTATGACGGCAGAGACTTATCAAGGCGGAAATGGCTACTCCTTAAGACTCGATGGTCTTTCTTCAACAAACTCAAATGCGAGATCCAGAGCCATCGTCATTCATGGTTCCGATTATGTTCAAGATCGCTCCGTTATTCAGGGACGCAGCTGGGGTTGTCCCGCGTTTTCGCAAGCCAATAAAAACTTGGTGATTAACCTATTGAAGGGCGGAAGTGTGGTTCTGTCTGTAGGGCCGTCTTAA
- a CDS encoding DUF333 domain-containing protein has protein sequence MKLLIYFSVFLGSISSFAATTELRMFSADKKKYDTVRVTEYQGVKISESCVKAGKANCQAWTAVQNKIPQTPPPTAVLGNPAAHYCLDQKANNRILIDEKKREFDFCVFADGSVIDSWSLFNKHFGGK, from the coding sequence ATGAAATTATTGATATATTTTTCTGTTTTTCTGGGATCGATCTCTAGCTTTGCTGCCACGACAGAACTCCGTATGTTCTCTGCTGATAAAAAGAAATACGACACTGTCAGAGTCACAGAATATCAAGGTGTTAAAATTTCTGAAAGTTGTGTGAAAGCGGGAAAGGCAAATTGCCAGGCCTGGACGGCCGTTCAAAATAAAATTCCACAAACTCCCCCGCCGACAGCCGTTCTTGGCAACCCCGCCGCTCATTACTGTCTTGATCAAAAAGCGAACAACCGCATTCTCATCGATGAAAAAAAACGAGAATTCGACTTTTGTGTTTTTGCCGATGGCTCAGTGATTGATTCATGGAGCTTATTCAACAAACACTTTGGAGGCAAATAG
- a CDS encoding cupin domain-containing protein, producing the protein MKIQKASQLKHRQLKSQRTGEEFSLSHVISEALLSKDFFLSHEILRPSSRSSSPHFHTVTEEIIYVLKGEVTATEGDTEVFMGEGDSILFERNSEKYHFLRNNSHSDCHLLVIRKKTETPDVVFP; encoded by the coding sequence ATGAAGATTCAAAAAGCATCGCAACTAAAGCATCGCCAACTGAAATCACAAAGAACTGGGGAAGAGTTTTCTCTTTCCCACGTAATATCAGAGGCTCTTCTTTCGAAGGATTTCTTTCTCTCTCATGAGATTCTTAGACCCAGTTCAAGGTCGTCATCACCACACTTTCACACTGTGACTGAAGAAATCATTTATGTTCTTAAGGGTGAAGTCACAGCGACTGAGGGTGATACTGAAGTATTTATGGGCGAAGGTGATTCGATTTTATTTGAACGAAACTCTGAGAAATATCATTTTCTAAGAAACAATTCTCACTCGGACTGCCATCTGCTGGTCATTCGGAAAAAGACAGAAACACCGGATGTGGTGTTTCCCTAG
- a CDS encoding adenylate cyclase, whose product MFAKSKWNKSIVLLIVAVFWIGYIAVSIVQFYLNAKNLTETEIRERQRSMQYVQESVIPFLVTENISLLKDRLEKSRELFLVDFYIVQRNGQVVAWYNNKDNLKGIDYDYQVFNQILTTDNVAFRTVKLMDYKFTVGVFQNKNKIIWNTALGMKSLIIRDILVVTLFVALIVYLFLKDILDLSRILASRDRSALSKVKSISREGQTLINATRSFDDTKRYLEHENRSYSESLTPAILHEMKSGRPSPYSFQSTMIRVDLNGYTQIFLDKKDEYVTEIMNIYFVRSREIIERYQGLIYQYVGDEIVFHIKENAVDSQALALAVLRSIFEVADEIEQSLAANADHHFKVKGSFVLGKIRFVNQDTGFSLSGLPLIESARLLSQVDDKSASSVTFYAEASSSVEKLCTIDQTKETLLKGFAKPSVLCRAKTFTSIEEVLRKKDLHLLTYFRGDKDLISIYAFLAKELKDGKDSEFFETYKILASYKLKQTSSEQAQAYSELLIQTTELNQRGVVSDKVMASMISIASHVVPPAMVETALIESLEKCLDHKDARVNANAIIVLGDLAQDIAFLRRFMYSKNNRVSADAILVTGKRNFDSELARKLDEFLDSKNPLFKASGAWVLRQLAEHYKTTDLVFYNTNPDLKRLEQKALAAG is encoded by the coding sequence TTGTTCGCCAAAAGTAAATGGAACAAGTCGATCGTACTTCTAATAGTAGCCGTCTTTTGGATCGGCTACATCGCAGTCTCAATAGTGCAGTTCTATCTCAATGCAAAGAATTTGACTGAAACCGAAATTCGCGAGCGTCAGCGTTCTATGCAATACGTGCAGGAAAGTGTTATTCCTTTTTTGGTTACAGAAAACATCTCGCTCCTCAAGGATCGCCTTGAAAAATCCAGGGAGCTCTTTCTTGTCGATTTCTACATTGTCCAGCGCAACGGGCAGGTTGTTGCATGGTACAACAATAAGGACAATTTAAAAGGGATCGATTACGACTATCAAGTCTTCAATCAAATCCTGACCACAGACAATGTCGCGTTCCGAACTGTGAAGCTCATGGACTATAAGTTCACGGTCGGTGTTTTTCAGAATAAAAATAAAATCATCTGGAATACCGCCTTGGGAATGAAATCTCTCATCATTCGAGATATTCTCGTTGTGACTCTTTTTGTAGCTTTGATTGTCTATCTTTTCTTAAAAGACATTCTGGATCTCAGTCGTATTTTGGCCAGCCGGGATCGCTCGGCCTTAAGTAAAGTCAAAAGTATTTCACGCGAGGGGCAAACTCTTATCAACGCGACTCGCAGCTTTGATGATACTAAACGTTACCTTGAACATGAAAATCGCAGTTACTCCGAAAGTCTCACCCCAGCCATTTTACATGAAATGAAATCGGGCAGGCCCTCTCCTTATTCTTTCCAGTCAACGATGATCCGTGTGGACCTCAACGGTTACACGCAGATCTTTCTCGATAAGAAAGATGAATACGTCACCGAGATCATGAATATCTACTTTGTGAGATCGCGTGAGATCATCGAACGCTATCAGGGTCTTATTTATCAATATGTCGGTGATGAGATTGTCTTCCACATTAAAGAAAATGCGGTCGATTCCCAAGCTTTGGCCTTGGCTGTCCTCAGAAGTATATTCGAGGTGGCCGATGAGATTGAACAGTCTCTGGCAGCCAATGCCGATCACCATTTCAAGGTAAAAGGCAGTTTTGTTCTAGGTAAGATTCGTTTCGTAAATCAAGATACGGGATTTTCGCTCAGTGGTCTGCCACTTATCGAATCAGCCCGATTGCTCAGTCAGGTTGACGACAAGTCCGCCAGCTCGGTGACCTTCTATGCCGAGGCGTCTTCATCGGTCGAAAAACTTTGCACAATAGATCAGACCAAAGAGACTCTTTTAAAAGGTTTTGCGAAGCCTTCCGTGCTATGTCGGGCTAAAACATTCACTTCGATCGAAGAAGTGTTGCGGAAGAAAGATCTCCATCTACTCACTTATTTCCGAGGGGACAAAGATCTGATCAGTATTTACGCCTTTTTGGCAAAAGAGTTGAAGGACGGCAAAGACAGTGAGTTCTTTGAAACTTATAAAATTCTGGCATCCTATAAGCTCAAGCAAACTTCCAGTGAGCAAGCTCAAGCGTACTCAGAACTTTTGATCCAGACGACAGAACTCAATCAAAGGGGAGTCGTTAGCGATAAGGTCATGGCCTCCATGATTTCAATAGCGAGCCATGTTGTTCCACCTGCGATGGTAGAGACGGCTCTCATTGAGTCTCTGGAGAAATGCTTAGATCATAAAGACGCTCGCGTAAACGCCAACGCCATCATTGTCTTAGGGGACCTTGCCCAGGATATTGCTTTCCTCCGACGTTTTATGTATTCGAAGAACAACCGGGTCTCTGCGGATGCCATCTTAGTGACTGGAAAACGAAATTTCGACAGCGAACTCGCCAGAAAACTCGACGAGTTCCTGGATTCCAAGAACCCACTCTTCAAGGCCAGTGGGGCCTGGGTTCTGCGTCAGCTTGCCGAACACTATAAAACAACAGATCTTGTATTCTATAATACCAACCCAGATCTCAAGAGACTGGAGCAGAAGGCCCTAGCGGCCGGCTAA
- a CDS encoding YciI family protein yields the protein MFVITLTYLKPLSEVEKQLPAHREFLKQGYSAGMLLASGPMIPRTGGIILARGNDKNAILNFLESDPFKKNDIAAYEVVEFDPVLFSDDFAKSI from the coding sequence ATGTTCGTCATTACACTGACCTATTTAAAACCACTCTCCGAAGTCGAAAAACAACTCCCCGCTCACCGCGAGTTTTTAAAGCAAGGATACAGTGCAGGTATGTTATTGGCTTCAGGACCAATGATTCCAAGAACTGGTGGGATTATTTTAGCTCGTGGCAATGATAAGAACGCCATTTTGAATTTCTTAGAGAGTGATCCTTTTAAGAAAAATGACATCGCCGCCTATGAAGTCGTTGAGTTTGATCCAGTGCTGTTCTCAGACGACTTTGCTAAATCTATCTGA
- a CDS encoding DUF1456 family protein produces the protein MTNNDIFKKLRVALSFKDTDIIECLALVNYQISKTELSAIFRNEDHPNYKECGDQLLRNFLDGLIIKNRGPR, from the coding sequence ATGACCAATAATGATATTTTCAAAAAACTTCGCGTGGCTCTTTCATTTAAAGATACTGACATCATTGAGTGCCTTGCTTTGGTGAACTACCAAATCTCTAAAACAGAGCTCTCTGCGATATTTAGAAATGAAGATCATCCCAACTACAAAGAATGCGGAGATCAGCTTTTACGTAATTTTTTGGACGGTTTAATTATCAAGAATCGCGGACCTAGATAA